Proteins from one Cryptomeria japonica chromosome 4, Sugi_1.0, whole genome shotgun sequence genomic window:
- the LOC131057676 gene encoding F-box/FBD/LRR-repeat protein At1g13570-like, translated as MARSRTGINDLPDSLLCLILSRVPLDQAIRCSVISKRWRFLWRYLPNLRFSEEIFYSSARLFEIQNIIDGILKWHSVPLELFQFYGLISFVVSRAKINEWIHHAALKDVRKISLQFHREVEVPNSVFFCTKLRYLCLRNFRLENMPGSCGGFACLETLYLLYIKLNDKTLELMLQLCPVLKVLVVGNCHGVQRVKVCSGSLIFLHLDFPSSSNGIRAITASCPRLVSLAIKVPYHVEKMKFELPACLHLSTTAAQLDPFTTLKSLRKMTILSVIYQGDVSCLHKFPDLNQICIDNAKYRARLS; from the coding sequence ATGGCTCGAAGTAGGACGGGAATAAATGATTTACCAGATTCCTTACTGTGCCTGATACTGAGTAGAGTTCCTTTGGATCAGGCAATTCGTTGTTCTGTGATTTCTAAGAGATGGAGATTTCTTTGGAGGTACTTACCCAACCTAAGGTTTTCAGAGGAAATATTTTATTCATCAGCCCGCCTATTTGAAATCCAAAACATAATTGATGGTATTCTTAAGTGGCATTCTGTACCCCTTGAACTTTTCCAATTTTACGGATTAATCAGCTTCGTCGTTTCAAGGGCAAAGATAAATGAGTGGATTCACCATGCTGCTCTAAAAGATGTGAGAAAGATAAGTCTCCAGTTTCATAGAGAGGTTGAGGTTCCGAATTCTGTGTTTTTTTGCACCAAGCTCAGATATCTGTGTCTCAGGAATTTTCGTCTCGAAAACATGCCTGGCTCCTGTGGTGGCTTCGCCTGCCTCGAAACCCTCTATTTGCTCTACATTAAGCTGAATGACAAGACCCTCGAGCTAATGCTGCAATTATGTCCAGTTCTGAAAGTTTTAGTCGTCGGTAATTGTCATGGGGTTCAAAGAGTAAAAGTATGCTCTGGAAGTCTTATTTTTCTCCATCTTGATTTTCCATCCTCATCTAATGGAATCAGGGCAATCACAGCAAGTTGCCCGCGATTGGTGAGTCTTGCAATAAAAGTACCGTATCATGTGGAAAAGATGAAATTCGAGTTGCCAGCATGTTTACATTTGTCGACCACCGCTGCACAACTTGACCCGTTTACAACCCTGAAATCACTCAGGAAAATGACAATTTTAAGTGTGATTTACCAGGGCGATGTGAGCTGCTTACACAAATTTCCAGATTTGAACCAGATTTGCATCGACAACGCTAAGTATCGTGCGCGGCTAAGTTGA